GAAGGGCATCACCCATCCGGAGATGGTGGCCCCCTCGAGCGCGCACCCGGCCTTCGACAAGGCCGCGCACTACTTCGGCATCAAGATGGTGCGTGTGCCGGTGGGCCCGGACTACCGCGCGGACGTGAAGGCCACGCGCAAGGCCATCACCCGCAACACCATCGTGCTCATCGGTTCGGCGCCGGGGTTCCCGCACGGAGTCATCGATCCCATCGAGGAGCTGTCGGAGCTGGCGCGCAAGCGGGGCATCGGCTTCCACACCGACGCGTGCCTGGGCGGCTTCGTGCTGCCCTGGGCGCGCAAGCTGGGCTACCCGGTGCCGGACTTCGACTTCCGGCTGCCCGGTGTCACCACCATGTCCGCGGACACGCACAAGTTCGGCTACGCGGCCAAGGGCACCTCCGTGGTGCTGTACCGGGGCACGGCGCTGCGCTCCTACCAGTACTTCACCGCCACCGAGTGGCCCGGCGGCATCTACTTCTCCCCCACCTTCTCCGGCAGCCGGCCGGGGGCCCTCATCGCGGCCGCCTGGGCCTCGCTCGTGGCCACCGGGGAGGAGGGCTACCTGGACGCCACCCGCCGCATCCTCGAGACGGCGGACGTCCTCAAGCGCGGCATCCGCTCCATTCCGGGCATGCACGTGCTCGGCGAGCCGCTCTTCGTCATCGCCTTCGGCTCGGACGACGTGAACATCTACAAGGTGATGGAGCACATGGGCGAGAAGGGCTGGAGCCTCAACGGGCTGCACAAGCCGGCCGCGGTGCACCTGTGCGTCACCCAGCGGCACACGCAGCCCGGGGTGGCCGAGCGCTTCCTCGAGGACCTGAAGGCCGCCATCGCGCACGTGCGTGCCCACCCGGAGGAGAAGGGCACCATGGCGCCCGTCTACGGCATGGCGGGCACCGTGCCCTTCCGCGGGCTCTTGAGCGACCTGCTCAAGAAGTACATGGACCTCATCTACAAGGTCTGAGCGCGCGCGGTAGTGTCGCGCCCATGCGAAAGACACTCCTTCTCATCGCCTTCGGGGCCACGGGTTGCATCTATCCCCACACGCAGTTCACCGACACGGACCTCGAGCGGCAGGCGCCGTTCGGGGTCATCAATATCGATTTCACCCACCGGTACATCATCGACCCGCGCACGGAGAGCTGTTTCCTCCGGACCTCTATCGGTGAGGGCGGCGCGATGGTGGCCGTCCCGTGCGCGAAGCTGAAGAAGAACGTGCCCGAGGCGGCGGCCTTCATCACCTGGGAGCCGTCGGACGCGGCGGCGCAGTGACCCGGGCGGTGAGTGCGGCTCCGGCCCAGGTGTCACAGAAGTGTCACGAGCACGTGAAGGGGAGGCCCCTACAGTCCGCGCATGCCGCACATCCTGATCGTCGATGACGAACCGGACCTGGCGGGGCTGCTGGCGTACAACCTCGGGCGGGCGGGCTTCACCACCACCCAGGCGCATACAGGAGCGGAAGCCCTGGCGCGGGTGCACGAGGCCCTGCCGGACCTGGTTCTGCTGGACCTGATGTTGCCCGACATGGATGGAGCGGAGCTGTACCGCCAGCTCCGGGCCGACCCGGCCACGCACCACCTGCGCGTCCTGGTGCTCTCCGCCCGTCCGGATGCCCACGCCCGCGTCCAGGGGGTGGAGGTCATCCTCAAGCCTTTCAAGGTGCAGGAGGTGGTGGCGCGGGTGACAGCGCTGCTACGAACTCCTTGAAGCACCAACGCATCTTTCATGCTGGTAGTTATGCGCAGGTGTTGTAGTCACGCCCTCGCAACGGATGGGTGACTGGACGTATCGGGTCCGGCCCAGGAGAAGCGCGATGCTCGAAAAGCTGATGCCCAAGTCGGACGAATTCTTCGACGACTTCGATGCCCAGTGTGCCGTCACGGTGGAAGGCGCCCGCATGCTGCATGCCCTGCTGAGCGACTTCCGGGACGTAGGCGCCCGGGTGCAAGCCCTGAAGGACATTGAGCACAAGGGCGACGAGGTGACGCACACCGCCTTCAACCGGCTGCACAAGCAGTTCATCACCCCGTTCGACCGGGCGCAGATCCACACCCTGCTGGGTCGCATCGACGACGTGTTGGACCTGACCAACGCCGCGGCGGCGCGCATCCACTACTACGAGATCCAGTCGAGCCTGCCGGACGCCACGGAGCTGGCGCGGCTGCTAGTGATCAGCGCCGAGAAGGTCCAGGAGGTGGTGGCGGCGCTGCGGCTCATCAAGAAGCCCGAGCAGATCCTCGCCGGCTGCAAGGAGATCAAGCAGCTGGAGACGCAGGCGGACGAGGTGCTGCGCGCGGGGCTGGGCCGGCTCTTCAAGAGTGGGTCGGACCCGCTGACGATCATCAAGTGGAAGGAGATCTACGACCTCATCGAGACCGCCACGGACAAGTGCCAGGGCGTGGCGAACGTCATCGAAGGCGTGGTCCTGGAGCACTCGTAATGCTTCTCGCCGCTGTCATCCTCATCGTCGCGGTCGCGCTCGTCTTCGATTTCATCAACGGCTTCCACGACGCGGCCAACTCCATCGCCACGGTGGTGTCCACGCGAGTGCTGTCGCCGAACCTGGCGGTGGCGTGGGCGGCCTTCTTCAACTTCGTCGCGGCGTTCGGCGGCGGAGTGAAGGTGGCCAACACCATGGGCAAGGGCATCATCGACTTCGAGATGCTGCGGGCCTCGGGCTCTCAAGCGGTGCTGCTGGTCATCTTCTCGGCGCTGATGGGCGCCATCGCGTGGAACCTGCTGACGTGGTGGTGGGGCCTGCCCTCCTCGTCCTCGCACGCGCTGGCGGGGGGATGATTGGCGCCACGCTGCCGGTGCTCGGCTTCGCCGGGCTGGTGGGCTCGGGCATCGCGAAGATCGCCGCCTTCATCGTGCTCTCGCCGCTCATCGGCATGGTGCTGGGCACGGCGCTGATGGTGGCGAGCACGTGGGCGGTGCACAAGCAGACGCCGCTGAAGGTGGACACGTGGTTCCGGCGGCTGCAGCTCGTGTCGTCGGCCATCTTCTCCTACAGCCACGGCACCAATGACGCGCAGAAGGTGATGGGCATCATCGCGGTGGTGCTCTTCGGCACCATCTGGAAGGACCGGCCCTTCCACATCGACTGGTGGATGATCATCTCGTGCCACGCGGCCATCGCGCTGGGGACCTTCTTCGGAGGGTGGCGCATCGTGAAGACGATGGGACACAGCCTCACGAAGCTGGCGCCCATTGGAGGCTTCGCGGCGGAGACGGGTGGAGGCGTCACCATCATCGCGCTGGCGAAGCTGGGCATCCCGGTGTCCACCACGCACACCATCACGGGCGCCATCACGGGCGTGGGCTCGACGAAGGGCTGGCGCGCGGTGAAGTGGGGCACGGCCGGCCGCATCATCTGGGCGTGGGTGTTCACCATCCCCGCCTCGGCGCTCATGGCCGTGCTCGTCTATGGACTGTCCCGGCTGGTGGTGATGGCGGTGGGGTGAGCGCCACGCGAGGCGGGAGGCCAAGGCCTCCCGCTTCCCGGAATGGCTCTCCAGCTCAGCTCGCCACAACCTCGTTCGACGGGTCGCCCCCTTCGGGCACCGGCGAGCTCTGACGCTTCACTTCATCCTCGTACGCGACGAGCACGAGCGCCCGCAGCTTCTCGAGGTCGCTCGGTGCGTTGAAGTACACGCGGCTCTTGCCGATGCTTTCGGGGGTGGCCTCCACCTCGAAGCCCTTGGCCAGCATCAAGGCCTGCTCGATGGGGACGCGGGACACGAGGGACTTCTTCTTGCCGTTGGTGAAGGCCCGCAGGAACCAGGAAGTCACCTTGCCCAGGTTGATGCCGAAGTAGCTCGCCGAGTCCTTGTAGCTGACGGTTTGCTTGATGGGCGATTCCGCGCAGATCCGCTGGACGATCCGGAAGATCTCCAGCTCCACCTCGGTCGTTTCGATCTGGGCGTTGGAGGACGGCTCGACCGCGGCGGCGGCCGCCTGGAGCGACTCCGCGGCAGACGGAGGAGCGGGCGGAGCAGCGACAGGCGCGGGCGCCTGCACATTCGGCTGAGCAATCTCCTGCTGAATCGACTTCGTCATCATGTCGAGCAGGGTCGTCTGGATGGCCTTCTTGACGATGGGTACGAACCGCTCCACCACGTTCTTCGTCACGCGGCCTGAAACGAGCTCCACCTCGGCGAGCAGGAACCGGACGAAGCTCTCGGAGGGATTGCGCAGCAGCTCGTTGATGAGCGTCGTCACCTTGCCCACGAAGATGATCTCCTCCGCGTGGCCCTGGATGGACTCGGAGTTGAATGCTTCCTTCGTGAAAGGGCGGAGGAGCTCGACCTCCCTCTCGGTGAACGAGAGGATGTTGAACTCCATGAACGGCGCGGAGTCCATCATGTTCTGCGCCTGGAGATCCGTGAAGAAACGGTAGCGGATGCCATTCGTCACGACACCGATTCGCACCGACGGCGTGGCGTTGAAGTACCGCGAGAGCTGACCATCATGGTCCTCGGGTGCCGCATCCGCGGCCTTGCACTCGATGAAGAGGGCAGGCTGTCCCTTGAGGTGAAGCGCGTAATCGACCTTCTCAAGGACTCCGCCCCGCTTCTTGGCGAAGTCGGCCACGTATTCCGGCTGGGTCTCCGTAGGATCGTAGACGTCGTAACCGAGCACCTGGAGGAAGGGCAGGATGAGTGCCTGTTTCGTGGCCTGTTCGCCCTTGATGAAGGCCTGCCGCTTCTTCACCTGCTCCGAGAGCTGCCTCAAATCCTCACTGAGTCCCATTCGTTCCCCCTCACGCCTTGGCGCAGGCGCAAACGTGTCACAGCGAACACTCGGGACCTTACTGCACCGGGCTCCAGGCCCCAAATGACGCCAGCCGCAATGAGGACGATGAAGGGTCTAAGGTTGCAGCCCCGAGAATCGCAGCACCGCCGCGAGGAACTCGCTCAAGCGTGAGAGGTCATTGGCCGCCGAATGGACACGACTCCAGTCCACCTCGGCGTATTCGTGCACCAACAGATTGCGCAACCCGACCGCCTGGCGCATGCGGCGGACGAGTGCCGTGTCGATGACTCCCTTCTGTGCGAGGAGCTCGAACTCCTCGCCCGCCGATTCCGGTGCGCCCCAGGCGTTCTCGGCAATCAGGTGCTCCGCCAGGTCACGGCACTCCTCGACGGCGAGGATCAGGTAGAAGGCGCAGAGGTCGCGCCTCGGCCGCTCCGCCATGAACACCTCGGGGGCGACCGTGGCCAGTGGCGCGATGAGCGACAGGCGCTCGCGCAAACGCTCGGCCTTCTTCAGGACGACCGCCTTCATCGCCCCTGCCCCGAGTGTTCCCCCTGCTCCCTGAGGAACTTCCGGAGTCCCGCTTCCGTGTAACGGCGGAACCTCGGCTCGAAGTCACGCCACTCCCGCATGGCCTTCTGCCGGAATTCAATCCACTCGCCCCTGTCTCCCAGGAGAAGCAGTCCCTTGGAGACCTCATGACGCAACAGGGCGGAGCGCACCTGGGGCAACAGCACCACGTCCACCCGGCGTCCCGTGGCCTTCATCAGGTCCGCCACGAGGCCGCCCAGTTCCCAGGCATCCGGCTCAGGCACCAGCCGTAGGGCCAGGTCCAGGTCACTCGACGGCTTCAACTCCCCCCGGGCTCCCGAGCCGAAAAGGACGGCGAACGCAACATCCCCCCGGGCCGCGAGGCTTTCGCGAAGTTTCTGGAGCAGGGCGTCCATGATTCCCAAGGATAAGGACACCGTCTCCCATCTTCCACCTTCTCCTCCCGTCAGGCCCCCTCCCATTTTCATTCCGCACGCCCCATCTACGGCGTGGTGTAGAAACGGGCGCTCCCCCCTCCCGTGCCGGGAGCGGGGCCGGAGAGGGAAATCGACGATGAACCGACTCGCGCTCGTCCTGGGACTCGTGCTGCTCGCCGGCTGTGCCACCGTGAAGAGCAGCCGCGTCCGCCCCGACTACGAAACCGTGGACAAGACGCAGGTGAAGCGGCTGGCCGTGGTCACCCAGCCGCTCCCCGACGGCAAGCAGGAGGTCGGCGAGCTGTGGAGCCTCATCGCCCGCCGCTACGTCAACCAGAACCGCGACTTCATCGCCAAGGCCAACGTCGCCATCCCCGGCGACCCCGAGGACACCTCCCACAAGGGCCTGTGCGTCGAGGGCATCGAGGGCATCCTCTGGCTCGCCCCCAACGTGAAGCGCACCGGCACCGGCATGGAGGCCGCCGTGAGGGCCCAGCTGCTGCGCTGCCGTGACGGCCAGGAGGTCTGGGCCGCCGAGGCCGCCGGAAGCTGGCCCTCCGAGGACGAGCGCTACAAGGAGCTCACCGTCCAGTACACCAACGAGCTCGGCGCCGAGATCGCTCCCTACGTCGGCCCCACCTTCCGCCTCCTCAGCGCCACCCTCGACACCCTCCCCCGCCCCACCCTCAATGACGTGGACGTCGAGGAGAAGATCGAGCTCGGGGAGTAACCGTCCATGATGGACCAGAGCACCGCCCTCCTCCGGCTCGGCCTCTCCTTCGGGCTCGGCTTCGTGCTCGGCTTCGAGCGCGAGCTGCGCGGTCAGAGCGCGGGGCTGCGCACGCACATCCTCGTCTGCCTCGGCTCCTGTCTCTTCACCCTGGTCAGCCTCTTCGCCGAGCAGCCACTCGGCGCCGACACGCACCACGAGGTCCGGGCCGACATCACCCGCATCGCCAGCCAGGTCGTCGTCGGCATCGGCTTCCTCGGTGGCGGCGCCATCCTCCGCCATGGCGCCACCGTCCGCGGCCTCACCACCGCCGCCAACCTCTGGCTCACCGCCTCCGTGGGCCTCGCCGTCGGCATGGGCGTCCCCCTGCTCGCCGTCGCCACCACGGGGCTGGCCCTGTTCTCTCTCGTCGGCCTGCGTTTCCTCGAGCGCGCCATCCGCCGCTTCCGGAAGAAGCACGGGCTCATCGCCGATCGCGACCTGTCCACCCGGGAGTCCGCGGAGGACGGTGCGGACACGGAGAAGCCCAAGAAGTAGGCAGACCCTCCCCCCCGCCCTCTCCCAGAGGGAGAGGGGGGATGCGCGGCTTCAACCTGGGGTGCTCACTGCTGCTCGCCCAGGCGCCGCTCCATCTCCGTGCGGATGAAGCGCTCGATCTCCTCTGCCGTCGTCAACTCCATCGCCGTCTCGAGCAACTGCTGCGCGTCGGCACGGTTGGACTCCCGGATGATGCCCTTCACCGTGGGAATCTGCCCCGCCGTCATCGACAGCTCGTCGAAGCCGAGCGCCAGCAGCACCAGCGCGTAGATGGGGTCGCCCGCCATCTCGCCGCACATGGCCACCGGGATGCCCGCTCCCTTCGCCGCCGACACGATGTTCTTCAGCGAGCGCAGCACCGACAGGTGCAAGGGCTTGTACAGGTACGCCACGTCCCGGTTCTGCCGGTCGATGGCCAGCGAGTATTGGATGAGGTCGTTCGTCCCCACCGAGAAGAAGTCCGCCTCCTGCGCCAGCCGGTCGGCGATCAACGCCGCGCTCGGCGTCTCCACCATGATGCCCACCTGGAAGCGCTTGCCGAGCGGCACCCCCGCGCGTCCCAGCTCCGTGCGGCAGGCCTCCAGCTCGCTCCGGGCCTCGCGCAGCTCGCTCATCCCGCAGATGAGCGGGAACATCATCCGCATGTGCCCATGCACGCTCGCCCGCAGCAGCGCGCGCAGCTGCACCCGGAACAGCTCCCGGTTGGCCAGGCAGTAGCGGATGGCCCGCAGCCCCATGGCCGGGTTGGGCTCCTTCTCGTGCTTCGTCTTCCCCGGCACCTTGTCCCCGCCCAGGTCCAGCGTGCGGATGGTGACGGGCCGGCCGCCCATCGCCTCCAGCACCTGCCGGTAGGCCCGGTACTGCTCCTCCTCGGTGGGCGGGCTCTTGCGGTCCAGGAACATGAACTCGGTGCGGTACAGGCCGATGCCCTCCGCCCCGTGCGCCAGCAGGGAGGGGATTTCCTCCGGGAACTCGATGTTCCCCACCAGCCGCATGCGGAAGCCGTCCGTGCTCTGCGCCGGAAGGTCCTTGGCCTCCAGCGCCCGGGCCTCGATCTCCTGGTGGCGGCGCATCGTCTCGTGGAAGAGCTTCAGCTGGTCTTCCGTGGGGTTGACCAGGACGAGGCCCCGCGTGCCATCCAGCGCCACCAGGTCTCCCGGGGAGATCTGCTCACTGGCCCGCCCCGCTCCCACCACCGCCGGGATGGAGCGGGCGCGCGCGACGATGGCCGTGTGGCTCGTCTGGCCGCCCAGGTCCGTGACGAAGCCCGCCACCCGCCCGCTGCGCGCCATCATCGCCGTGTCCGCCGGTGACAGGTCGTGCGCCACCACCACCGCGTGGTCCGGCAGCGACACCTCCTCGTCCACCACCTGCCCCATCAGGTTGCGCACCACCCGGTCCGCCACGTACTCCACGTCCGAGCGCCGCTCCCGGAAGTACTCGTCCGGGATGTTGTCGAAGAGGTGCTTGAGCTTGCGCGCCACCCGCCGCACCGCCCACTCCGCGTTGATGCGGTCCTCCACGATGAGCCGGTTCACCTCGTCCACGAACATGGGATCGTGGAGCATCAACCGGTGG
The sequence above is drawn from the Archangium gephyra genome and encodes:
- the ptsP gene encoding phosphoenolpyruvate--protein phosphotransferase, with translation MSSQATPTLSLKGIGASPGVAVGHAYILDRKRVRTPKLRLAEAEVDPERMRMKTALDLSDRQLSELKEQITRSEGPEHGLILEAHRLMLHDPMFVDEVNRLIVEDRINAEWAVRRVARKLKHLFDNIPDEYFRERRSDVEYVADRVVRNLMGQVVDEEVSLPDHAVVVAHDLSPADTAMMARSGRVAGFVTDLGGQTSHTAIVARARSIPAVVGAGRASEQISPGDLVALDGTRGLVLVNPTEDQLKLFHETMRRHQEIEARALEAKDLPAQSTDGFRMRLVGNIEFPEEIPSLLAHGAEGIGLYRTEFMFLDRKSPPTEEEQYRAYRQVLEAMGGRPVTIRTLDLGGDKVPGKTKHEKEPNPAMGLRAIRYCLANRELFRVQLRALLRASVHGHMRMMFPLICGMSELREARSELEACRTELGRAGVPLGKRFQVGIMVETPSAALIADRLAQEADFFSVGTNDLIQYSLAIDRQNRDVAYLYKPLHLSVLRSLKNIVSAAKGAGIPVAMCGEMAGDPIYALVLLALGFDELSMTAGQIPTVKGIIRESNRADAQQLLETAMELTTAEEIERFIRTEMERRLGEQQ
- a CDS encoding DUF47 domain-containing protein; protein product: MLEKLMPKSDEFFDDFDAQCAVTVEGARMLHALLSDFRDVGARVQALKDIEHKGDEVTHTAFNRLHKQFITPFDRAQIHTLLGRIDDVLDLTNAAAARIHYYEIQSSLPDATELARLLVISAEKVQEVVAALRLIKKPEQILAGCKEIKQLETQADEVLRAGLGRLFKSGSDPLTIIKWKEIYDLIETATDKCQGVANVIEGVVLEHS
- a CDS encoding response regulator transcription factor; this encodes MPHILIVDDEPDLAGLLAYNLGRAGFTTTQAHTGAEALARVHEALPDLVLLDLMLPDMDGAELYRQLRADPATHHLRVLVLSARPDAHARVQGVEVILKPFKVQEVVARVTALLRTP
- a CDS encoding pyridoxal phosphate-dependent decarboxylase family protein → MDLPELGANLLNRVPPRLLSAAERYLKNIPLLRDRLEKETDSMLADLEGGLKPYRGQTPTFDTLPSKGLSHEQVLKQMEDMRQKEEDRWKDGYVSGAVYHGDSGHIDFLNRVYAINSQANPLHADLWPSATKFEAEVVAMTAHMLGAAEANAGRAPDEHICGALSSGGTESIMLAMKTYRDWARDTKGITHPEMVAPSSAHPAFDKAAHYFGIKMVRVPVGPDYRADVKATRKAITRNTIVLIGSAPGFPHGVIDPIEELSELARKRGIGFHTDACLGGFVLPWARKLGYPVPDFDFRLPGVTTMSADTHKFGYAAKGTSVVLYRGTALRSYQYFTATEWPGGIYFSPTFSGSRPGALIAAAWASLVATGEEGYLDATRRILETADVLKRGIRSIPGMHVLGEPLFVIAFGSDDVNIYKVMEHMGEKGWSLNGLHKPAAVHLCVTQRHTQPGVAERFLEDLKAAIAHVRAHPEEKGTMAPVYGMAGTVPFRGLLSDLLKKYMDLIYKV
- a CDS encoding MgtC/SapB family protein, whose protein sequence is MMDQSTALLRLGLSFGLGFVLGFERELRGQSAGLRTHILVCLGSCLFTLVSLFAEQPLGADTHHEVRADITRIASQVVVGIGFLGGGAILRHGATVRGLTTAANLWLTASVGLAVGMGVPLLAVATTGLALFSLVGLRFLERAIRRFRKKHGLIADRDLSTRESAEDGADTEKPKK
- a CDS encoding MXAN_6521/LA_1396 family lipoprotein, which translates into the protein MNRLALVLGLVLLAGCATVKSSRVRPDYETVDKTQVKRLAVVTQPLPDGKQEVGELWSLIARRYVNQNRDFIAKANVAIPGDPEDTSHKGLCVEGIEGILWLAPNVKRTGTGMEAAVRAQLLRCRDGQEVWAAEAAGSWPSEDERYKELTVQYTNELGAEIAPYVGPTFRLLSATLDTLPRPTLNDVDVEEKIELGE
- a CDS encoding type I restriction endonuclease; this translates as MGLSEDLRQLSEQVKKRQAFIKGEQATKQALILPFLQVLGYDVYDPTETQPEYVADFAKKRGGVLEKVDYALHLKGQPALFIECKAADAAPEDHDGQLSRYFNATPSVRIGVVTNGIRYRFFTDLQAQNMMDSAPFMEFNILSFTEREVELLRPFTKEAFNSESIQGHAEEIIFVGKVTTLINELLRNPSESFVRFLLAEVELVSGRVTKNVVERFVPIVKKAIQTTLLDMMTKSIQQEIAQPNVQAPAPVAAPPAPPSAAESLQAAAAAVEPSSNAQIETTEVELEIFRIVQRICAESPIKQTVSYKDSASYFGINLGKVTSWFLRAFTNGKKKSLVSRVPIEQALMLAKGFEVEATPESIGKSRVYFNAPSDLEKLRALVLVAYEDEVKRQSSPVPEGGDPSNEVVAS
- the hepT gene encoding type VII toxin-antitoxin system HepT family RNase toxin, producing MKAVVLKKAERLRERLSLIAPLATVAPEVFMAERPRRDLCAFYLILAVEECRDLAEHLIAENAWGAPESAGEEFELLAQKGVIDTALVRRMRQAVGLRNLLVHEYAEVDWSRVHSAANDLSRLSEFLAAVLRFSGLQP
- the mntA gene encoding type VII toxin-antitoxin system MntA family adenylyltransferase antitoxin; its protein translation is MDALLQKLRESLAARGDVAFAVLFGSGARGELKPSSDLDLALRLVPEPDAWELGGLVADLMKATGRRVDVVLLPQVRSALLRHEVSKGLLLLGDRGEWIEFRQKAMREWRDFEPRFRRYTEAGLRKFLREQGEHSGQGR